One genomic segment of Sminthopsis crassicaudata isolate SCR6 chromosome 2, ASM4859323v1, whole genome shotgun sequence includes these proteins:
- the TMCO6 gene encoding transmembrane and coiled-coil domain-containing protein 6, with amino-acid sequence MWNHRSGRLRAHGYNLQEQRDRWREREAALRKARREQHLVSKRLLRDSDLEEPRDEFQNKPLEELEVLHLLRMSQRGTEKEKEKALISLRHSLQHPETQQTFIRLEGSIRTLIGLLTSNWASLQMEAARCLHELSHADQPNVAEACLPSTSYLLTYLSGHSADFIELCLYTLGNLAVESEAVRRQLLPQGIIPALALCIQSPHAAVLEALGYTLSQLLQANEAPKEIIPSVLDSAILPNMLRLLHPTPELGASVAVEFAWCLHYIICSQVNNPLLISRGALSTLGLLLMDLARAASGSVDTGLDLLACPVLRCFGNLLAEEGAADAGVRADFADERIIVAMFILMEFFIQHQPSLVPECLWVLNNLTVKDPGLCTALLSLDLVAPLLQLLPISRVVRILVLTILCNIAEKGPFYCQRLWPGPLLPHMLDILTLSDSEVVGQSLELLQLLFVHQPEAAKDFLQHSGLQALEKHKEEPDLQERIQTLQEVVLGGSSLVPNALALP; translated from the exons ATGTGGAATCATCGCAGCGGCCGCCTCCGGGCCCATGGCTACAATCTGCAAGAGCAGCGGGATCGCTGGCGGGAGCGGGAGGCAG CTTTAAGGAAGGCCAGGAGGGAACAGCACCTGGTCAGCAAGAGATTGctgagggacagtgacctggAAGAACCGAGAGATGAATTCCAGAATAAGCCCCTGGAAGAGCTGGAG GTGCTACACTTACTCCGGATGTCTCAACGGGGAacggagaaggaaaaggagaaggctTTAATCAGCCTACGGCACAGCCTACAGCATCCTGAGACACAGCAGACTTTTATCAG GCTCGAAGGCAGCATTCGGACACTCATTGGACTCCTGACCAGCAACTGGGCTTCACTGCAGATGGAGGCAGCTCGATGTCTGCATGAACTCTCCCATGCTGACCAGCCGAATGTGGCGGAAGCCTGCCTGCCTTCCACATCTTACCTTCTCACATACCTTTCTGGGCACAGTGCTGACTTCATA GAGCTATGTCTCTACACACTAGGCAACCTGGCTGTGGAGAGTGAGGCTGTGAGGAGGCAGCTTCTTCCGCAGGGCATTATTCCAGCTCTTGCTTTATGCATCCAG TCCCCCCACGCAGCTGTTCTGGAAGCTCTTGGCTATACTTTGTCACAACTTTTGCAGGCCAATGAAGCTCCTAAAGAAATCATTCC TTCTGTCTTGGACTCCGCCATTCTCCCAAACATGCTTCGACTTCTACACCCTACCCCAGAGCTGGGGGCTAGTGTTGCTGTGGAGTTTGCCTGGTGCCTTCACTACATTATCTGCAG CCAGGTGAACAATCCACTGCTCATTTCCCGAGGAGCTTTGTCCACTTTGGGGCTATTGCTGATGGACTTGGCTAGGGCTGCCTCAGGATCTGTGGATACAGGACTGGATCTG TTGGCCTGCCCAGTTCTTCGTTGCTTTGGTAATTTGCTAGCAGAGGAAGGAGCAGCAGATGCAGGGGTACGAGCAGATTTTGCAGATGAGCGAATTATAGTGGCCATGTTTATCCTCATGGAGTTCTTCATCCAGCATCAACCTAGCCTGGTTCCTGAATGCCTCTGGGTCCTCAATAACCTCACTG TAAAAGATCCTGGCCTCTGCACAGCATTGCTGTCCCTGGATCTGGTTGCTCCCCTCTTGCAACTCTTACCTATTTCACGGGTGGTACGCATACTG GTGCTCACGATCCTGTGTAACATTGCTGAGAAGGGACCTTTCTACTGCCAAAGGCTCTGGCCTGGTCCATTACTCCCCCACATGCTAGATATCCTGACCCTTTCCGATTCTGAGGTGGTAGGACAGAGCCTGGAGCTGTTGCAACTGCTGTTTGTACACCAGCCTGAG GCAGCTAAGGATTTCTTACAGCATTCTGGCCTACAGGCTTTGGAGAAACACAAAGAAGAGCCTGACCTCCAGGAACGCATACAAACTCTTCAGGAGGTGGTACTGGGAGGAAGTTCACTTGTACCGAATGCATTGGCGCTGCCATAA
- the NDUFA2 gene encoding NADH dehydrogenase [ubiquinone] 1 alpha subcomplex subunit 2, whose translation MAAAAARGIGSKVGQNLREIRIHLCQRSASSQGVRDFIEKHYVELKKANPDFPILIRECSQVQPKLWVRYAFGQEKNVSLNNLNSEQVATALVNVMNSKA comes from the exons ATGGCGGCAGCCGCAGCCCGCGGAATCGGTTCCAAAGTAGGCCAGAACCTGAGAGAGATCCGCATCCACTTGTGCCAGCGCTCGGCCAGCAGTCAAGGAGTGAG GGACTTCATTGAGAAACACTATGTGGAACTAAAGAAAGCGAATCCCGACTTCCCCATCCTGATCCGCGAGTGCTCCCAGGTGCAGCCCAAACTCTGGGTCCGCTACG CTTTTGGCCAGGAGAAGAATGTCTCTTTGAACAACCTCAATAGCGAACAAGTGGCTACAGCTCTAGTGAATGTGATGAATAGCAAAGCCTGA
- the IK gene encoding protein Red produces the protein MPERDSEPFSNPLAPDGHDVDDPHSFHQSKLTNEDFRKLLMTPRAAPTSAPPSKSRHHEMPREYNEDEDPAARRRKKKSYYAKLRQQEIERERELAEKYRDRAKERRDGVNKDYEETELISTTANYRAVGPTAEADKSAAEKRRQLIQESKFLGGDMEHTHLVKGLDFALLQKVRAEIASKEKEEEEMMEKPQKETKKDEDPENKIEFKTRLGRNVYRMLFKNKAYERNELFLPGRMAYVVDLDDEYADTDIPTTLIRSKADCPTMEAQTTLTTNDIVISKLTQILSYLRQGTRNKKLKKKDKGKLDEKKPPEADMNIFEDVGDYVPSTTKVPREKERERYRERERDRDRDRERERERERDRERDRERERDREREEEKKRHSYFEKPKVDDEPIDIDKGPGSAKELIKSINEKFAGSAGWEGGESLKKPEDKKQLGDFFGMSNSYAECYPATMDDMAVDSDEEVDYSKMDQGNKKGPLGRWDFDTQEEYSEYMNNKEALPKAAFQYGIKMSEGRKTRRFKETNDKAELDRQWKKISAIIEKRKKMEADGVEVKRPKY, from the exons ATGCCAGAACGAGATA gtGAACCGTTCTCCAACCCGCTAGCCCCGGATGGCCATGATGTGGACGATCCTCATTCTTTCCACCA ATCCAAACTCACCAATGAAGACTTTAGGAAGCTTCTCATGACACCTAGAGCTGCACCCACATCTGCACCACCATCCAAGTCTCGACATCATGA AATGCCAAGGGAATACAACGAGGATGAAGATCCAGCAGCacgaagaaggaaaaagaaaag CTACTATGCCAAACTCCGTCAACAAGAAATTGAGCGTGAAAGGGAGCTAGCAGAAAAGTATCGGGACCGTgccaaagaaaggagagatggtGTCAACAAAGATTATGAGGAAACAGAATTGATCAGTACCACTGCCAACTACAGGGCTGTGGGACCTACTGCTGAGGC TGATAAATCTGCTGCAGAGAAGAGGCGACAGTTGATCCAAGAGTCCAAATTCTTGGGTGGTGACATGGAACACACTCATTTGGTGAAAGGGTTGGATTTTGCCCTTCTTCAGAAG gTTCGAGCTGAGATTGCCagcaaagagaaggaagaagaggagatgaTGGAGAAACCtcagaaagaaacaaa gaaagatGAAGATCCTGAGAACAAAATTGAATTTAAGACTCGTTTGG GCCGCAACGTTTACCGTATGCTCTTCAAGAACAAAGCTTATGAACGAAATGAGCTGTTTCTGCCAGGCAGAATGGCCTATGTGGTGGATCTGGATGATGAGTATGCAGATACAGACATCCCTACTACACTTATCCGAAGCAAAGCTGATTGTCCTACCATGGAG GCCCAGACCACACTGACCACAAATGATATTGTCATCAGCAAGCTGACACAGATCCTTTCCTATTTGCGGCAGGGCACCCGGAATAAGAAACTTAAGAAGAAAGACAAAG gaaaGCTGGATGAAAAGAAACCTCCAGAGGCTGACATGAa CATTTTTGAAGATGTTGGAGATTATGTACCATCAACAACTAAGGTTcctagggaaaaagaaagggaaagataccGTGAACGGGAGCGAGATCGAGATCGGGATCgagaacgagagagagaaagagaacggGACCGGGAAAGGGACCGAGAAAGAGAGCGGGAtcgggaaagagaagaggagaaaaagcgACACAGTTACTTTGAAAAGCCCAAAGTGGATGACGAG cCCATTGATATTGATAAAG GTCCTGGATCTGCCAAGGAGTTGATAAAATCCATCAATGAAAAGTTTGCTGGTTCTGCTGGTTGGGAAGGTGGCGAAT CACTAAAGAAACCAGAAGATAAGAAGCAGCTGGGAGATTTCTTTGGCATGTCTAACAGTTACGCAGAGTGTTATCCAGCCAC GATGGATGACATGGCTGTGGACAGTGATGAGGAGGTGGATTATAGCAAAATGGATCAG GGTAACAAGAAGGGACCATTAGGTCGCTGGGACTTTGATACTCAGGAAGAGTATAGCGAGTATATGAACAACAAAGAGGCTTTGCCTAA AGCTGCTTTCCAGTATGGCATCAAGATGTCAGAAGGTCGGAAAACCAGACGCTTCAAAGAAACAAATGACAAGGCAGAGCTTGATCGACAATGGAAAAAGATCAGTGCA attattgagaaaagaaagaaaatggaggctgATGg GGTTGAAGTCAAAAGGCCAAAATATTAG